In one window of Nicotiana tabacum cultivar K326 chromosome 12, ASM71507v2, whole genome shotgun sequence DNA:
- the LOC142167228 gene encoding uncharacterized protein LOC142167228 — MVEYEACILGIRMSVDMNIKELLVIGGSDLLIHQVQGELSTKNVKILPYLHCVKELCKKFTKIEFRHVPKIQNEFADALATLSSMIQHPDKNYIDPIEVENKDQHAYCFHVNEEPDGKPWYQDIKKFLAT; from the coding sequence ATGGTTGAATACGAAGCATGCATCCTTGGAATCAGAATGtcagtcgacatgaacatcaaAGAACTTTTGGTCATAGGAGGTTCCGATTTGTTGATACACCAAGTCCAAGGAGAATTGTCCACCAAGAATGTCAAGATACTGCCGTACCTACACTGCGTGAAGGAGCTGtgcaagaagttcacaaagatTGAGTTCAGGCATGTCCCCAAAATTCAGAACGAGTTCGCCGATGCCCTTGCAACCTTATCTtctatgattcagcatccagacaagaactacaTCGACCCTATCGAGGTAGAGAACAAGGATCAACATGCCTATTGCTTCCATGTGAATGAAGAACCAGATGGTAAACCATGGTATCaagacatcaagaaattccttgCGACCTAG